A single genomic interval of Eleutherodactylus coqui strain aEleCoq1 chromosome 3, aEleCoq1.hap1, whole genome shotgun sequence harbors:
- the LOC136620368 gene encoding armadillo repeat-containing X-linked protein 2-like isoform X2 — translation MEAILEKIRAEAEERGLDWLVQLSGEALGAAAVSTAAAAEAGAAGARAEAAGGAEAAAEVRSRRTGAGPAAAAPAGLAKERPRRARAPERLSPEHAPSRRQRLRSASPAPPRSRLPPATPTGRGSRAGRTPAKRRGAAGSARPRAERGAGPSAAQKAKSLEGVGGCSPGGASEGEQPCNSSSDGRPAVSRGPAAESSGRRATATEVAYVSSAPRRSEAVAVPAERSQPGVSRVQEEQRQDWSAAGGSTAPTQPVGAVPDTGAGCGEGGEEVPVSNLERDGRPALVWILGDSYVFWGAERAGVRPNGRQLRFQKSEAIVRWMGIRGMTWGSVLEEVERRVRWDRAPEVLVIHVGGNDLGKRRFRDLSRDIRYDCLRLQASYPGTVVVWSEIVPRKVWRGAQSEKGLNRARVKLNREVSRFLGSKGGVAARHIDLEKGVGNYWRSDGVHLNDIGIDLWTEGLQEGIERALLVWGAAQAQGGRASLAVAGEGEGPLEPV, via the exons ATGGAGGCGATCCTCGAGAAGATCCGGGCGGAGGCAGAAGAAAGGGGGCTGGACTGGCTTGTCCAGCTCTCCGGTGaagccctgggagcagcggcggtatccacggcagcggcggcagaagcaggagcagcgggagCTCGAGCGGAGGCGGCGGGAGGTGCAGAGGCGGCTGCAGAGGTCCGGAGTCGGAGGACAggtgcggggccggcggcggcagcaccagcggggctGGCAAAAGAGCGGCCGCGGAGGGCGCGTGCACCAGAGAGACTGAGCCCCGAGCACGCTCCCTCACGCAGGCAGAGGCTGCGGAGTGCCTCTCCGGCCCCCCCCCGTAGTAGGCTCCCCCcggcaacaccaacaggcagggggagcagggcGGGGAGGACTCCCGCCAAAAGACGAGGTGCGGCGGGCAGCGCGAGgccccgtgctgagaggggggcggggccaagCGCTGCACAGAAAGCAAAGAGCCTGGAAGGGGTCGGGGGCTGCTCACCCGGAGGTGCATCGGAGGGGGAGCAGCCCTGCAACAGTTCAAGTGACGGGCGGCCCGCGGTTTCTCGGGGCCCGGCGGCGGAGTCATCCGGAAGGCGTGCGACGGCGACAGAGGTGGCCTATGTTTCTTCGGCACCAAGAAGATCGGAGGCGGTTGCGGTCCCAGCAGAGCGGTCACAGCCCGGCGTTAGCAGAGTCCAGGAGGAACAGCGGcaagactggtcggcggctggtgggtccacagcccctacgcagccag tgggagcggttccggacactggcgccgggtgcggagaaggaggggaggaagtgcccgtctcgaatctggaacgtg ATGGTCGTCCAGCATTAGTTTGGATCTTGGGAGACTCCTATGTTTTTTGGGGAGCAGAGAGAGCGGGGGTACGGCCGAATGGGAGGCAGCTACGGTTTCAGAAGAGTGAGGCGATAGTGAGATGGATGGGGATTAGAGGGATGACTTGGGGCAGCGTATTGGAGGAAGTTGAAAGGCGGGTTAGGTGGGATAGGGCGCCGGAGGTTTTGGTCATACACGTGGGAGGAAACGATTTGGGAAAAAGGAGGTTTAGGGACCTATCAAGGGACATAAGGTATGACTGTCTTAGACTGCAAGCGTCATACCCGGGGACGGTCGTAGTGTGGTCCGAAATCGTGCCTAGGAAAGTTTGGAGGGGGGCGCAGTCGGAGAAGGGCCTGAACAGAGCAAGAGTGAAGCTCAACAGGGAAGTGTCGCGGTTCCTGGGCAGCaaagggggggtagcagcgcgacaTATAGACCTGGAGAAAGGGGTCGGCAATTACTGGAGGTCAGACGGCGTCCACTTAAATGACATCGGCATTGACCTATGGACGGAAGGATTGCAGGAGGGAATTGAGCGGGCGCTATTGGTGTggggggcggcgcaggctcaaggtGGTCGAGCCTCacttgctgtggcaggggagggggaggggcccttggagcccgtgtag
- the LOC136620368 gene encoding uncharacterized protein isoform X1 has product MPALTAARGLTGLADVSRKEREKVQGVLRKGMTPVILEEMVPYLSRYPDREKAELLFKGFRDGFHIPPPVHGVPFSLKNLRSALEYPEVVTEKLMKEVRLGRMAGPFEEPPVQDFVVSPLGVVPKKEPNKFRLIHHLSYPRGASVNDGIDPELCSVVYTSFDAALHWVRNYGRGALMAKADIESAFRLLPVTQESVRLLGCFWAGSYFADRCLPMGCSISCAYFEAFSSFLEWVVKDTAAVQSVIHYLDDFLCVGPGGSPVCANLLGTLQWVAKRFGVPLAPEKTEGPTTCLSFLGITIDSEAMECRLPEEKLRNLQEELGAARVAKKITLKGLQSLLGKLNFACRIMPMGRVFSRRLAAATAGIRAPHHFIRLGVSHKADLAVWSAFLEKYNGRSVIMGEVSSNVDWELYTDAAGSAGFGAYFQGRWCAGEWPEQWKQEGLVRNLVLLELFPIVVAITLWGNHFRDRKVRFHCDNMGVVQVINNLSASSPPVVNLLRQLVLEALSLNMWVVAVHVPGVENSIADALSRFQWERFRTLAPGAEKEGRKCPSRIWNVMVVQH; this is encoded by the exons ATGCCTGCTCTCACTGCGGCGCGGGGTCTCACGGGGCTGGCAGATGTTTCaagaaaggaaagggaaaaggTCCAGGGGGTTTTGcgaaaagggatgaccccagtgattctggaagagatggtaccGTACCTAAGTAGGTACCCGGATAGAGAGAAGGCGGAGTTATtgtttaagggttttagggatggttttcacatcccgcctccggttcatggggtccccttttcgttaaaaaattTACGTTCGGCGTTAGAATATCCGGAAGTGGTGACGGAGAAGCTAATGAAAGAGGTTAGGTTAgggcgcatggcggggccgtttgAAGAGCCACCCGTGCAAGACTTTGTGGTGTCACCTTTGGGAGTGGTACCgaagaaggagccgaataaatttcgGCTTATTCACCACTTATCGTACCCAAGGGGGGCGTCTGTAAACGACGGAATAGACCCCGAGCTATGCTCGGTGGTGTATACATCGTTTGATGCGGCGCTTCATTGGGTTCGGAACTATGGAAGGGGGGCAttgatggcaaaggctgacatagAGTCAGCCTTTCGCTTGCTGCCAGTAACACAAGAAAGTGTgaggttgttggggtgtttttgggcagggagttattttgcggatcgttgtttgcccatgggatgctcaatctcatgtgcatacttcgaagcgtttagttcgtttttagagtgggtggtgaaggacacggcggcagtgcagtcggtcattcattacctggatgattttctgtGCGTAGGGCCCGGGGGTTCGCCAGTTTGTGCGAACTTACTGGGAACCTTGCAATGGGTGGCCAAACGGTTCGGGGTGCCTCTGGCACCGGAAAAGACGGAGGGGCCCACAACTTGTTTAAGTTTTTTGGGCATCACCATTGACTCTGAGGCAATGGAGTGCCGAttaccagaagaaaaattaaGAAACTTGCAGGAGGAATTAGGTGCGGCGCGGGTGGCGAAGAAAATCACGCTCaaagggctgcagtcactgctgggcaagctgaattttgcctgcaggatcatgcccatgggccGGGTTTTCAGTAGACGGTTGGCGGCGGCAACAGCAGGGATTCGGGCCCCTCATCACTTTATCCGTTTGGGAGTTAGTCACAAGGCGGACCTGGCAGTTTGGTCCGCCTTTTTAGAGAAGTacaatggcaggtcggtaattatgggggaggtcagtagcaacgtggactgggagctctatacagatgcagcagggagcgCAGGCTTTGGGGCCTATTTTCAAGGTAGATGGTGTGCGGGGGAATGGCCGGAGCAGTGGAAGCAAGAAGGCTTAGTTCGGAACTTAGTACTATTGGAATTATTTCCAATAGTAGTGGCTATCACACTGTGGGGTAACCACTTCCGTGATAGAAAAGTAAGATTCCACTGCGAcaacatgggggtggtgcaggtgattaACAACCTCTCTGCGTCATCCCCCCCGGTGGTTAACCTGCTGCGTCAGTTGGTGCTAGAGGCCTTGTCATTAAACATGTGGGTAGTAGCGGTACACGTTCCAGGTGTCGAGaactcaattgcggatgctctctctcgctttcagtgggagcggttccggacactggcgccgggtgcggagaaggaggggaggaagtgcccgtctcgaatctggaacgtg ATGGTCGTCCAGCATTAG